A window of Sebastes umbrosus isolate fSebUmb1 chromosome 6, fSebUmb1.pri, whole genome shotgun sequence genomic DNA:
cacaagtctcccctttacagacatgataatcacatgcagttttgggggcaagtcatagtcaagtcagcacactgacagctgttgttgcctgttggacttgagtttttatgctaaatgcagtacctgtgagggtttctagagaatatttgtcattgttttgtgttgttaattgatttccagtaatacatatatacatacatttgcataaagcagcatatttgcccacccccgtgttgacagatctccctttaagatacactttgaacagataaaaaaaacgagtgattaatttgcaattaatcatggacaatcatgcgattaaatattttaatcaattgacagccctagtattttggCATACATACCCAGTTAGAATTCACACATAACAGAGATCTCACACACAgcaattatatataatttggGAGAGAACTGGACTGAACTGCTACATTTCCTGCATTTTTGTTCATAGAAAGCAAGGAGGTTTAGTTATTTGTCAGTCAAGTGAGTcaagaaagaatgaaaaaagaatGAAACAGAGGAATAGACAAATATATGGCAAGAAAGGGGTGACAGTAGCTCAGTGGGTTGAGTAgatcgtcctttaaccacaaggttggtggCTCAATCCCCACTTCCTACTGTCGGTGCAGAGGTGAACtttctgtatgtatataatgattctaaatgattttttttataaaaccaaCAGACACAAAAGGCTTCCTGCCTTTGGGGCCCGGTTGCCTACAAATCAGAGACTGTAGGTGCATGGACTTAGAAAAACTAGTCTTTATTTGAAATGATTTTCTTGCTCATCAGGCCACAGGCTGAGAACCAACACGTGGAACTGAAGTCTCTCATTCTGCCAGTGTTTCACAGAGTAGCAGCAACATAGCCATACAGTAATTCACACATTGGTACATACTCGTTTAAAACCCAAACTGACACAGGACATAAAACACAGTACAACATTCACATCTTTTCCTATCTACTACTTTATATACACCAGGGGTCCTGCGCTGAGAGCTAgtgtttctttgtcttctcccttttcttcttctcttggtATTCAAGGACCTTTCTGTGAAATATTCCTGCAGGACAAAGGACAGCAGCTTGAATCAGTGCAATGTAAAGACATTAAAGTTGTTTCAGTATGATCTCAAGGTACAAGACTCGGTAATGATAATGTATGTAAAATATGAGATATGGGATAACTAGTCAATTTAAGTTGAGCAGACTTGAAATTTATTAAACTACATCCAGCTAATGATAAAAAATGAGTTGATTTAATTCAattaatgagttttttttagtgtaGGTGTACATACAACTCGTGATTTTCACAGTTTCACAGTCGACTAATTGTTGAGTAGAGTATTAGCTTATCACGGATATATTGTTATTGCCGTATGTCGACTGAGGAGCAACGAGACATTGCAGTCAAAGATACAGAACGTCCGAGGTCATTTAGAAACAGTTTCATCATCACATAGTTGATTcttacactgtaaaatgtcctgctCACTATATATCTTGGACGTAATTCTTTAATCAACATGTTTAAGGATTCCTGATCATTTATGTTGtgcatttatgtaaaaaaaaaaagaggatctGCTGATCTGTCGTTATAAGGTCCAACATCAATATCAGTAAGAGAGTGTAAGTCAGATTCTATAgctgacaaaaaaacatcatgaacCTTTCCTACACCTGGGCTTTCATtgccctttttttatttttaaactggaaaaacatgATGGATGCTACTGCTACACTACTGTATACTGTTGTTGTGGTTAGCATGCATGAAACAAACATACTTAAGTGTTTTATACTAACAGGAAATCATACAATAATTGAGTTGTCGCACTTCAATCAAACTGTAACTTTAGAAGGTCACTGACAATTCAACTTCAGAAAGAGACAACAAAATGTCTTCCCAAAGATTTAATAGTTTAATAGATTTTGGTTTACCAGCGCCACCATCCACAATTTGTTTTCCAGCTGTGAGCTGCTCCTTTGTTTCCTTTgtgcaatgcattgtgggacaaTAGTGTTCACCACCAGCACACTCAAATATCATTGGGCCTCATTCACCAACTGCTATTAAGAAGAAATTTCTTCTTAAAACCCACTTACACAGTTTCCACAAAGATTCTGACATTCACCGATGTTTTCTTATTTGAGATTTGTTCTTCGGTACGAACAGAATCTACGCACACTCAAGAGCACACTTGTGCACATTTGAGAGCTGACATGTTGTGCAAAATAATTGGTAATTGCATTTTCCTCAATTCTACAGTTGTATAACATAGGATTCAAATtacaactagaatggcactcggagagcgcagacctccgccaaggtgcctgactttaaaaacagatcacagctcacagctggcggtaccgtgaggtggtcggcttattattaacacggtacgtttccgtgtaacgtatcggcagatgcctctctcattcagcagccttgttatgtctgtataacgtcaCACtatgttgtctctcatcccgtcatctagcgtttttttctttctcactgcggacggccagcagcccccgcacctcgatgtctcgccacacatccacacacatatctctctgctctcagaaggaggcggggtcatgcgtcatcaacgctcgtcagttacactgcgcatgtgttacaccctgtggtcttaatgctcaggctgatcggaattcttaaaaaaaaatcctgaatccggatcatgatccgaatCGCCATcaaaatcaaatggattgttcattatgCTACACTCCACTCCttcaaaaaatgtcatcaaaatcCATTGTGAACTTtcggagtaatcctgctaacagaaggacagacagacagacaattaGTATACGACTGTATGAAGATAACATACAAGATAagtatattgtttgttttcatgaacggccgaatggtgcgtcaCTTAAAACGGCAGCTGCAAGGGATTGTGGaacggcattatctccttttcttttgataaaggatggtccagtgtatcctatgctaaaggagataagggcagcattgaagcacctttccttaatACTTGGAGAATTCAAACAGCTTTTATCATGGCTGCTGctgagatacttccgggtcatttcactccgttaggaacttTCCTAagagaaaaatactttttgacTGCAGCCAAGGATTTATCGCTATAAGAACAATATGTATGAGGTACAGTATATAGGCATATAGGTATGAACAATTCTGCAGTTTAAGAACAAATTGTGAATCTGACGTATACTTTTCTTAGAACCTTTCATAAGTACAAATTCAAGAACAAACTTAGAAGATACTGTATTGGTGAATGAGGCCCATTGTTTTTTAGCCTGCATACTGACTGCTTTCAGTGTACTGCATTTTGTTATATTTCCAGAGTGAATACGCTGCATACTCAAAGCCTGATTAGATCCTTCATCTGACCTCGCTGTTGCACTGCCATTCTATAGTCAGTCAAGTTTTAATCCTTGTTAATGAGGTTTTGGAGAGTTGGTGAGGCATGCAATGATCTGAATATGATGATTGGTCTGATACGTAATTACTGACCGATGATtcttgacttgatgttttgagATAACTGAGCTGTGTAGAGATGCAGTAAGGCTGTGTGAAGCCAGTTTACTGAAGTCACATCCCTGCAGAGAGATCTAACAGCAGTCCTACATGGAATCTGGATCTGGATCATAACTGTGAGTTGGATTATGTGTTCCTTGTCCTCACCTTGCTGCGgtccaggctgctgctgctccacgtcCTGAATAAACAGGTCAAACATCTGCGTCTGGATGAACTTCTTGACATAGTGTCGCGTGGTCTTGGAATCAATGGCCTTGTAGAAACGTCTCTTTTCAAACACCCCCTGCCCTCCAGCATTACTGTATTTCACATACGAGCTGTAATGGCCGACTGTTCTCACAAAGAAATGCAGGAAGGCTTCCGACACCACCCGGTTCATCTCCTCCACCGCTGAAAAACAAAGGACAGAAAACTGTAGTTCTATTTCTAACTGATACGCCTGTGTTTGAGTTGGGTTGCAGTTCACTCACTTGATGCTTTTTGTCTGTTACTTAGTGCCTCTAGTATTTCAGTTTGGAGCTTCGGGGGCAGAATAGAGCTTTCATCCCCAACCTGGAAAAGGAAGATTTTACAATTTCAACTTTGACTAGAtggttgtttcctgtgaatttcaaaattaaaagatTATTTATTCAACCATTTTGTCGATGCAACACTTACTGAACCAATGAAAGTCTCCTTTTTATCCTCAGACAAGTCGACCACCAGCAGCTgttacagaaaaaagaaaaaaaagcagaataatGTATTCACTAGTAATGCCATTTAAATACACAAACGCTGCCTTTGTAAAAATTAAACATTACAACTCACGTCACCCTGGTCGTCGACCAGGTCCAGCAGGCGTTTCTGGACTCCCAGCAGGTAGGGGGTGGGTGCCATCACTACGTCGATCAGGATCTCCGGAACAATGGAGATCAAGGTGTGCTGCCAGGTGAAGGGGTAGAGGAGGGCTGCTACGGCATGAATGACTTGGGATAGCGTGCTGTAGAGAGATGAGAGAGCTGATATCAGAACGGACTCCAAAGAAATTGTCCAGGTTTGATGGGCCAATCTGTTTGATCATAAACTCAAGTCATTGCAGGTCTTCCCTATATTTGTGCTGCAAAGCTATTACAAGCACCGGTACCTTCAATGCAATGCCATGCCAGTGTCACCAGATCAGCCAATCAGCTTTCAGAActaatctctgtgagaaatgttgtccttttactttgttattgtcatctaatagtggttatttgcatgaaaacacagaattcaaacaattaggaaataaattattgtatttttatttaaatatttgctttgattagaaAGAATCTTGGCtctagtagttttaattatatattataagcagcttagagctagtgttaggaagttcaacaggtcataattccctttctaatatctattttatagtgctgtgaaaacatctccttcaaacaactgtagtTATTCAAGCTTCTCAAGATTACATTTAAACGCaccatcgcccaatactcattttactaagTAAAGCTTGAACGCACCACCATCGGCACCGACTGTGTCGatgtaaaaccatcatgtggcggctgcaTCTGTGTGTGACCGGCAAAGAGAACGGGTATATGAGACTGTTGAAAACTGTCCGGCTTCGATCTGCTGCTAATtgacggtgcatctctagctgttggtttaggaagcgcttgatttatgcagcagagttttctatgagcggagcacgtattataaacatcaatatcgcaggcgatcatgttcatttaattgtgggaagccaaaatcgtgattaatatttgattaattgtgcagccctaccatAAAGTCACTGGTGTACATTTAAAAGATCTTTGCCACTTCTGACTCTCAAGTCAGAGCCACACAGAGAGCTTCATTGTTGCATTCACTTTGTGCAGGACCTTTGGTACATGAGCCATGCTGGAATAAGCTTGAGTAGGTCTCCATGGCATCTATATCTGTGCGAGTGTACAGGTGAGCGTGTAATACCCCAGTTCATCAGCGATGAAAACAATCCGTCTCTCCAAGACGGCGGCAGCAAACACCAGTAACACCTCCTCGTCCGTCAGGCAGCCGAAGAGCGTGTTGAAGTTTACGTGCTCCAGCCAGGAATCCAGCGGCCGGGTCAGACTGATGATCTGGTGGAGAGTCACCATTGTCACAAATATGTCAACATCACTCAACTGACAAGTCACTGACCTTCAACTCTCAACTACACCTGATGTCTGATTGTAAAGCCTCACTTAGCTCTAAAGGAAGGGATGAGGTGCAGGATAGTTTTAGtgcttttcatcatttatttctTCCACTTTTCATTGTCGTACGTATTTAGAACAGCAGCCTTACTGCCGTCATGAACACAGCCAGAGAACCATGTCTTTGTCCGTGCTTCACCCCACAGTAACTGCAGCACAAACAATGGGCAGCATCAGTGAATACTGGAGATGACTGCTGTAACGTGGTATGCGGCCTGAGGTAAAGGTTGGGTAACGCAGGACAGGTTCAGACACACCTGCAGGAACACACCCACCTGCAGGAGCTATATTAAGTCACTGGGTTACATTGcactcatgtgtgtgtttaaagctgcagtgggtagaaatggagcaaatatgattttaaaatgtacttttataaaactatatcctgatagtatcCCTGGACTCCCTTGCTGGtactcctctctttttctccaaactggggtgTGCCTACCGCcttctactgtaggtaatacactgactgtggataagtCCCTCATACAACCGCCTCACACTTGTATGTCTCTGCTAACaggtcaagttgcagtttacatccatgttcatcattttatcctattagacatttgtgtgaaattgtcatcaTTAGCATATACATTCTTGagatatggccaaaaatgtgttttgtgaggtcacagtgacctttgaccaccaaattctaatcagtccAACGggccaagaaaacaagcagtcagacagGTTGGAAACAGGCCAACAGTTTAGCCAAAATATCTAAACCATTTTACTTGGAGGAGAACTGAAAgtgtacaaaaaaaactgtgtgcagtgggtctgtaaactgtgatggatgtttacaacaGTCTGGGGGATAATTTAACTATTCACCTTCCTTATCTCTGACAAGTAGGTTTGTCTCACTTTGTTTCCAACCTGATTATCTGCCTGCTCCTGTTTCTTTGTGCATTGGAATTCTTCTTCCTAGAGATCATTCGGAGATTTCAGCAAATTACTTTGTGACAACAATGTTATCCTAGAGCCAATGGTCAGAGCTGCCGAAATAAAACCCTAGTTTTAATAAAACACAGCTTTTCTTTGAATTCTTATGGCTCTCTTCATctgactggataaataaagtGCCCCTTTAAATATTATATGGCTGATTATGTAATTGTGTTGAGTAGTGGCAGATTGGATGCATTTCATTCTCTCTGTAAACAAAATAAGGAAGTGCATCTTACCTAATAATTCTGTTGCAGCAGAGTAAATCTGAGCTATTCTGAATCTTTAAAGATCAAGTTTCATGATAAACTGCTACCAAGATAAGAAGAGAAATTGACTCTATGGATCTGCATAGTCTTTGGTTACCGTATTtacactgaaaaaaagaaagcacacAGACTTGtgatatctacagtatatgatcAAACTCTAAGTGGACTCTCATGAGCAGGAGGAGGGGTTTAGGACTGACCTCTGTGCCCGACCCAGGAATGAAGCTCTTAATCTCCACAGTGTTTCCCGGAGCTGGGAATGGAGACTCCCTCAGCTTCTGCATGAATGGGTAGATCATGGCCATGGAGATCTGCCGC
This region includes:
- the LOC119489977 gene encoding DENN domain-containing protein 2D-like isoform X2; this encodes MSETITRRRTKEAGGLTDSRSRWTAIPSGEDEGGRQGALKRFSAMLSSFRKGKRDRVKEPESTEPLGPAVADNTPRQHRYVSGQYFFEYLVVVSLMKTKDGSSYEPQITYQFPKRDGMARSQKEDEEKTLKALTLFCFPEGINWAPLTEYHSETFSFVLTEVDGSRRNGYCRRLLPGGKGARPPEAYCIISSLACFGLFSKIFDEVEKRRQISMAMIYPFMQKLRESPFPAPGNTVEIKSFIPGSGTEIISLTRPLDSWLEHVNFNTLFGCLTDEEVLLVFAAAVLERRIVFIADELGTLSQVIHAVAALLYPFTWQHTLISIVPEILIDVVMAPTPYLLGVQKRLLDLVDDQGDLLVVDLSEDKKETFIGSVGDESSILPPKLQTEILEALSNRQKASTVEEMNRVVSEAFLHFFVRTVGHYSSYVKYSNAGGQGVFEKRRFYKAIDSKTTRHYVKKFIQTQMFDLFIQDVEQQQPGPQQGIFHRKVLEYQEKKKREKTKKH
- the LOC119489977 gene encoding DENN domain-containing protein 2D-like isoform X1, with the protein product MDKTSQQAQNPDQRLSPNSRRSFSFSSLRITKRSNSCEESGFTERRKGLRSFSSVRETSRKESVPDGAGVSQLHCTQDQVNQTAAIPSGEDEGGRQGALKRFSAMLSSFRKGKRDRVKEPESTEPLGPAVADNTPRQHRYVSGQYFFEYLVVVSLMKTKDGSSYEPQITYQFPKRDGMARSQKEDEEKTLKALTLFCFPEGINWAPLTEYHSETFSFVLTEVDGSRRNGYCRRLLPGGKGARPPEAYCIISSLACFGLFSKIFDEVEKRRQISMAMIYPFMQKLRESPFPAPGNTVEIKSFIPGSGTEIISLTRPLDSWLEHVNFNTLFGCLTDEEVLLVFAAAVLERRIVFIADELGTLSQVIHAVAALLYPFTWQHTLISIVPEILIDVVMAPTPYLLGVQKRLLDLVDDQGDLLVVDLSEDKKETFIGSVGDESSILPPKLQTEILEALSNRQKASTVEEMNRVVSEAFLHFFVRTVGHYSSYVKYSNAGGQGVFEKRRFYKAIDSKTTRHYVKKFIQTQMFDLFIQDVEQQQPGPQQGIFHRKVLEYQEKKKREKTKKH